One region of Olleya sp. Hel_I_94 genomic DNA includes:
- a CDS encoding DUF6146 family protein: MKNILLFAILLMIAFSCNTNKVASSKDLSLAQPGDTITISSDKTEYDIIIIEPGFNTWLQTVAKPEGYYTQQYLENKNVMYVSAWNNRALQPQRYNPNLYELQIDYQSNIDYGYDVNYKLYNYFVYFQNRYKQNLLGGRIPPN; encoded by the coding sequence ATGAAAAACATACTTTTATTTGCTATATTATTAATGATAGCTTTTAGCTGTAATACCAATAAAGTTGCTAGTTCCAAAGATTTATCATTGGCTCAACCTGGTGATACTATTACCATATCAAGTGACAAAACAGAATATGATATTATTATTATAGAGCCAGGTTTTAATACTTGGCTACAAACTGTAGCTAAACCGGAAGGCTATTATACACAACAATATCTAGAAAACAAAAATGTAATGTATGTATCAGCCTGGAATAATCGTGCATTACAGCCACAACGCTACAACCCAAACTTATACGAACTCCAAATCGACTACCAATCTAACATAGATTATGGTTATGACGTAAATTATAAGTTGTATAATTATTTTGTTTATTTTCAAAACAGATATAAACAAAATCTTTTAGGTGGTCGTATTCCTCCTAATTAA